The following proteins are co-located in the Spinactinospora alkalitolerans genome:
- a CDS encoding NUDIX domain-containing protein, with amino-acid sequence MTGEQRAMTRVADYPESWPVEKSVDRYSGAKAGMRTDWVRMPDGDGGDEVVQRDRLVHPGAVVALALDAEERVLLLRQYRHAVGHQLWELPAGMRDVEGEPPVRTAQRELLEEAGYRAALWHELADFFPSAGFSTERIQVYLARDLTEVPAEEIDFERVHEEADMPAEWVPLDEAAAAVLCGRLHNGATVVGILAAQAAARDGFRTLRPA; translated from the coding sequence ATGACCGGTGAGCAGCGGGCGATGACCCGGGTGGCCGACTACCCGGAGTCCTGGCCGGTCGAGAAGAGCGTTGACCGCTACAGCGGCGCCAAGGCCGGCATGCGCACCGACTGGGTGCGCATGCCCGACGGCGACGGCGGCGACGAGGTCGTCCAGCGCGACAGGCTGGTCCACCCCGGCGCCGTCGTCGCCCTCGCGCTGGACGCCGAGGAGCGGGTGCTGCTGCTGCGCCAGTACCGCCACGCGGTCGGCCACCAGCTGTGGGAGCTGCCGGCCGGCATGCGCGACGTCGAGGGCGAACCGCCGGTGCGCACCGCCCAGCGGGAGCTGCTGGAGGAGGCCGGGTACCGCGCCGCCCTCTGGCACGAGCTCGCCGACTTCTTCCCCTCGGCCGGCTTCTCCACCGAGCGGATCCAGGTGTATCTGGCCCGGGACCTCACCGAGGTCCCGGCGGAGGAGATCGACTTCGAGCGGGTGCACGAGGAGGCCGACATGCCGGCCGAATGGGTGCCCCTGGATGAGGCCGCCGCGGCCGTGCTGTGCGGGCGGCTGCACAACGGCGCCACCGTCGTCGGCATCCTGGCCGCTCAGGCCGCGGCCCGCGACGGCTTCCGCACCCTGCGCCCGGCCTGA
- a CDS encoding site-specific tyrosine recombinase XerD has product MATTAEQQDLRGVQPAPALVSAVRGYLDHLTVERGLAANTLSSYRRDLRRYLAFLAGRGRTELAQVDAADVTAFLRGLREGDAEHPPLGVNSAGRAVVAVRGLHRFALREGLTATDPAHEVRPPSPRRRLPKAISLHQVEALLAAVESADGPRALRDRALLELLYGTGARISEAVGLDVDDIDRLRAESGGEESGEVGVVRFRGKGGKERLVPIGRFARRAVDAYLVRARPALAASGRGTSALFLNARGGRLTRQGAWAVLRAAAERAGLSDVSPHTLRHSFATHLLDGGADVRVVQELLGHASVTTTQVYTLVTVDRLREVYAASHPRAIATT; this is encoded by the coding sequence ATCGCGACGACGGCCGAGCAGCAGGATCTCCGCGGCGTGCAGCCGGCGCCCGCGCTGGTCTCCGCTGTGCGCGGTTACCTCGACCACCTCACCGTCGAGCGCGGGCTGGCCGCCAACACCCTGTCCTCCTACCGCCGCGACCTTCGCCGCTACCTGGCGTTCCTGGCCGGCCGCGGCCGCACCGAACTGGCCCAGGTCGACGCGGCCGATGTCACCGCGTTCCTGCGCGGCCTGCGCGAGGGCGACGCCGAGCATCCGCCGCTGGGCGTCAACTCCGCCGGCCGCGCGGTCGTCGCGGTGCGCGGCCTGCACCGCTTTGCGCTGCGCGAGGGGCTCACGGCGACCGATCCCGCGCACGAGGTCCGTCCGCCCTCCCCGCGGCGCAGGCTGCCCAAGGCGATCTCCCTGCACCAGGTGGAGGCGCTGCTCGCCGCCGTGGAGTCGGCCGACGGCCCGCGTGCGCTACGCGACCGGGCCCTGCTGGAGCTGCTGTACGGCACCGGGGCCCGGATATCGGAGGCGGTCGGCCTGGACGTCGACGACATCGACCGGCTGCGCGCCGAGAGCGGAGGAGAGGAGAGCGGGGAGGTCGGCGTCGTGCGCTTCAGGGGCAAGGGCGGCAAGGAGCGGCTGGTGCCGATCGGCAGGTTCGCCCGCCGGGCCGTCGACGCCTACCTCGTCCGCGCCCGCCCCGCATTGGCCGCCTCCGGCCGCGGCACCTCCGCGCTGTTCCTCAACGCGCGCGGCGGCAGGCTGACCCGCCAGGGCGCCTGGGCGGTGCTGCGGGCGGCGGCCGAGCGGGCGGGACTGAGCGACGTCTCACCGCACACGCTCCGGCACTCCTTCGCCACCCACCTGCTCGACGGCGGCGCCGACGTGCGGGTCGTGCAGGAGCTCCTCGGGCACGCCTCGGTCACCACGACGCAGGTCTACACCCTGGTCACGGTCGACCGGCTGCGCGAGGTCTACGCGGCCAGTCACCCCCGCGCGATCGCCACCACCTAG
- a CDS encoding hydroxymethylglutaryl-CoA lyase yields the protein MDTAQVEIVEVGPRDGLQNETAVLSVAEKVELIDRAVAAGVRRIEAVSFVNPRRVPQMAGAEEVMASVRRDAGVSYIGLVLNRRGLDRALAAEVDEVNVAIPATDVFCRRNQGCTAEEMLAAYDDIAKAAHAAGMPVSATISTAFGCPFEGETPPQRVADIARRAADSGAVEIAIADTIGVGVPGQVADLVERVRAVAGGAGLRCHFHNTRNTGYANALTAHEHGVTVLDSSIGGFGGCPFAPAATGNIATEDLLYMLHRSGVRTGVDMRGIAAAGTWLGSRLDKEPPALLGRAGGFPAPE from the coding sequence ATGGATACCGCGCAGGTGGAGATCGTCGAGGTCGGGCCGCGCGACGGCCTGCAGAACGAGACCGCGGTCCTGTCGGTCGCCGAGAAGGTCGAGCTGATCGACCGAGCCGTGGCCGCGGGGGTCCGGCGCATCGAGGCGGTCAGCTTCGTCAACCCCAGGCGGGTGCCGCAGATGGCCGGGGCCGAGGAGGTCATGGCCTCGGTGCGCCGCGACGCCGGAGTGTCCTACATCGGGCTGGTGCTCAACCGCCGGGGACTGGACCGGGCGCTGGCCGCCGAGGTCGACGAGGTCAACGTGGCGATCCCGGCCACCGACGTGTTCTGCCGCCGCAACCAGGGCTGCACCGCCGAGGAGATGCTGGCGGCCTACGACGACATCGCCAAGGCGGCCCACGCGGCGGGAATGCCGGTCAGCGCGACGATCTCCACCGCGTTCGGCTGCCCGTTCGAGGGCGAGACCCCGCCGCAGCGGGTGGCCGACATCGCCCGGCGCGCCGCCGACTCCGGCGCGGTCGAGATCGCGATCGCCGACACCATCGGCGTCGGCGTCCCCGGGCAGGTCGCCGACCTGGTGGAGCGGGTGCGCGCCGTCGCGGGCGGGGCCGGGCTGCGCTGCCACTTCCACAACACCCGCAACACCGGCTACGCCAACGCCCTCACCGCCCACGAGCACGGCGTCACGGTGCTGGACTCCAGCATCGGGGGCTTCGGCGGCTGCCCGTTCGCCCCGGCGGCCACCGGCAACATCGCGACCGAGGACCTGCTCTACATGCTGCACCGCAGCGGCGTACGGACCGGCGTCGACATGCGCGGCATCGCCGCCGCCGGGACGTGGCTGGGGTCGCGGCTGGACAAGGAGCCCCCGGCGCTGCTGGGCCGGGCCGGGGGCTTCCCCGCGCCCGAGTGA
- a CDS encoding CTP synthase, with product MASAASTKHLFVTGGVASSLGKGLTASSLGRLLKSRGLRVTMQKLDPYLNVDPGTMNPFQHGEVFVTDDGAETDLDIGHYERFLDTELSASANVTTGQIYSSVIAKERQGAYLGDTVQVIPHITNEIKSRIYAMDAADVDLVITEIGGTVGDIESQPFLEAVRQIRHEIGRDNCFFLHVSLLPYLGPSGELKTKPTQHSVAALRSIGIQPDAIVCRSDRPITQSLKNKISLMCDVDEGGVVSTPDAPSIYDIPKVLHREGLDAYVVRRLGLAFRDVDWTEWDDVLRRVHQPDHEVTVALVGKYIDLPDAYLSVTEALRAGGFANNTRVNIRWVASDNCASEEGAASELDGVDGVLIPGGFGVRGIEGKLGAVRFARENRIPLLGICLGLQCMVIEYARDIVGLDGANSSEFDDKAKHPVIATMADQTDVIAGERDMGGTMRLGLYPARLAEGSVVREVYGDEEISERHRHRYEVNNTYRVRLEEAGMVFSGLSPDGHLVEYAELPREAHPFFVGTQAHPELRSRPTRPHPLFSGLITAALEHGAGSVGERR from the coding sequence TTGGCATCCGCCGCGAGTACCAAACACCTTTTCGTCACCGGCGGCGTCGCCTCCAGTCTCGGCAAGGGTCTCACCGCTTCCAGCCTCGGGCGGCTGTTGAAGTCGCGCGGCCTGCGGGTCACCATGCAGAAGCTCGACCCCTACCTCAACGTCGACCCCGGAACGATGAACCCCTTCCAGCACGGCGAGGTGTTCGTCACCGACGACGGGGCCGAGACCGACCTCGACATCGGCCACTACGAGCGGTTCCTCGACACCGAGCTGTCCGCCTCGGCCAACGTCACCACCGGCCAGATCTACTCCAGCGTGATCGCCAAGGAGCGCCAGGGCGCCTACCTGGGTGACACCGTGCAGGTCATCCCGCACATCACCAACGAGATCAAGTCCCGCATCTACGCGATGGACGCCGCCGACGTCGACCTCGTCATCACCGAGATCGGCGGCACGGTCGGCGACATCGAGTCGCAGCCGTTCCTGGAGGCCGTGCGCCAGATCCGGCACGAGATCGGCCGGGACAACTGCTTCTTCCTGCACGTGTCGCTGCTGCCCTACCTCGGCCCCTCCGGTGAGCTCAAGACCAAGCCCACCCAGCACTCGGTCGCGGCGCTGCGCAGCATCGGCATCCAGCCCGACGCGATCGTGTGCCGCTCGGACCGGCCGATCACGCAGAGCCTGAAGAACAAGATCAGTCTCATGTGCGACGTGGACGAGGGCGGCGTGGTCTCCACGCCCGACGCCCCCTCGATCTACGACATCCCCAAGGTGCTGCACCGCGAGGGCCTGGACGCCTACGTCGTGCGACGCCTGGGCCTGGCCTTCCGCGACGTCGACTGGACCGAGTGGGACGACGTGCTGCGCCGCGTCCACCAGCCCGACCACGAGGTCACCGTCGCGCTGGTGGGCAAGTACATCGACCTGCCCGACGCCTACCTCTCGGTCACCGAGGCGCTGCGCGCCGGCGGGTTCGCCAACAACACCCGGGTCAACATCCGCTGGGTGGCCAGCGACAACTGCGCCAGCGAGGAGGGCGCCGCCAGCGAGCTCGACGGCGTCGACGGCGTGCTGATCCCCGGCGGGTTCGGCGTGCGCGGCATCGAGGGCAAGCTCGGCGCGGTCCGCTTCGCCCGCGAGAACAGGATCCCGCTGCTGGGCATCTGCCTGGGCCTGCAGTGCATGGTCATCGAGTACGCCCGCGACATCGTGGGCCTGGACGGCGCCAACAGCTCCGAGTTCGACGACAAGGCCAAGCACCCGGTCATCGCGACCATGGCCGACCAGACCGACGTCATCGCCGGCGAGCGCGACATGGGCGGCACGATGCGGCTGGGCCTGTACCCGGCCAGGCTCGCCGAGGGCTCCGTCGTGCGCGAGGTCTACGGCGACGAGGAGATCTCCGAGCGGCACCGGCACCGCTACGAGGTGAACAACACCTACCGCGTCCGCCTGGAGGAGGCCGGCATGGTCTTCTCGGGGCTGTCGCCCGACGGCCACCTGGTCGAGTACGCCGAGCTGCCCCGCGAGGCGCACCCGTTCTTCGTGGGCACCCAGGCCCACCCGGAGCTGCGCTCGCGCCCGACCCGCCCGCACCCGCTGTTCTCCGGCCTGATCACCGCGGCCCTGGAGCACGGCGCCGGCAGCGTCGGCGAGCGCCGATGA